The Triticum aestivum cultivar Chinese Spring chromosome 5A, IWGSC CS RefSeq v2.1, whole genome shotgun sequence genomic sequence aatgcactactttgcaagcttgagCTAGTTACCACACATatcaaaaaaaatacatggatagcacctctggtaagatggcatggcatataacaaaacacatgtagagctcagggcatatcatgcacacattaatcatggaaaaaatgacaaatagctatttgatgcagcagatctgacaattaactcaaatagctctctttcaatagcatttcggtcatcaagatgagctcaaatgaaaatgatgcaatgaggtgaaatgatgtactctctgagacgaacattttgatatgctacatgcacgaaacggagctacggatgcaaagttacgacatgatgaacatgggcatttgaaactagaaatttcggggacttagttAAAATCGCAGACAACAAAAATATGGTGAGAGTTGGATACTAAAGTGTGCTCAGGGCGAGGCTTAGCAGGACGCTCACCAAGTGGGCTCGGCCCAGGACGATGGAGGACGAGGCGGGCCGGAGGTGGGGTTGCTGGGCCAGGGAGGCTGGGCTGGACCGCGGGTGGAGCGGGCCGGACGCGGGGCCCACGCGGGGGTCGTCGGCGTCCTCGCGCTCTGCCGACGTAGAGGACgtagggcggcggcagcggcggttgcccggccgaatctcgccggatccggcccggaGCTGCGAGCTGGCGACGGCGGAAAGCGGATCCAGGCATGGCGCCCCCGGATCCGGCGACTACGAGGCCGGACGGCGACCGGAGCGGCGTCGCGCGAAGagcaggcgaggcggcggcgcgctagGTTGGCGGCGCGCCCGGCGAGGCAACGGAGGCTGTCGGCAACGCTCGGCAAGGTCGGCTCGGTCGGCTCCGGCGAGCTGCTGGCCGGCGGCGGCCGAAGACGAAGCCGGCGCGGAACTCCGGTAAcgcggggacggcggcggaggcACGGGCCTCCTCGGGCTCGGCGCGGCCCGGGGCGGGTCCGATTCGGGCCTCAcgggccggcggcgaagtggggcggcgcGGGTGCTGACGTGGCGTGATCTGATTGGACGAGgggcggaggcggacatgtcccgcggcggagtggacatgtccggcgcgcggaggaggaagatctaggattagaccgcgaatttcggaggggatcacatatttataggtagagggagctaggagagtccaaaggaggtgcggttttcggtcacgtgatcgtgatcgaacgaccgagatgatggagaggtcttaggtgggttttgggccaaaatggtagggtgttgggctgcaacacacacgaggccttttcggtccctcggttaaccgttggagtatcaaacgaagtccaaatggtacgaaacttgacaggcggtctaccggtagtaaaccaaggcttcttggcaagtctcggtccaatccggaaatgtttaacccccacacacgaaaagaaggtagaaatgaccaccggaggagataggagcgccggaatgcaaaacggacaacgaggaaaatgctcggatgcatgagacgaacatgtatgcaaatgaaatacacatgatgacatgatatgcaatgcatgacacgcaagcaatgacaaggcaacaacaacgaataactggacgacacctggcacatcggtcacggggcgtcaCACTCTgacaccaagatgatgtagggtggaatcctaattggccgatctttcacgaaaagagcggatcccgcgaagaacacgaggaacaccaggggaaaaggggggaacacaagagaaaacaCTAAACCAACACGTAAGTCACACATGttctagatcctcgagtacataaggaaagatacacgatccacggacaactaaggacgatacaagggtagccggtcttctccgtgaggaggtcttgagttcttccctaaaaggggtcttgaatccgcttgggggatcttctccggtggaggctcgaatctccgaggagaaggtgcccaagtggatgagcaaagctctcacacaaaatatgagctaatcctttgctaactctaactagaaggaggtggaagagtatatatagtctagggacacaaaggggtaagtgggggatacatgggcctcgggcccgatctcTATGCACACACAGGCGCCGGTTGTCCGACAGGTACCAGACGTCCGGTGGCTTGCGAGGctccggtcgtccggtacttgtcggacaTCCGGCGTTTTAGCCCGGTTGAGGTGGCATCGGATTTTCGGGGGCGGTCGGACGTCCGGACGCTGGAGTGTGTCGGACGTCCGGGACTTGTCGGACATCCGCTCATTTGGCTCGGGTGCAGGATCGTCGGTCGTCCGGTCCgggtcggtcgtccggtgggtcttcaggcgtcggacatccggtcccggccggtcgtccggtggctggagcttcttccgtagcccttcttcttgttcctcgtgcttggtgtcctcgccttctggtccatgggcttcctcttggttcctggacaTGTATAGCACAcaagtttgaggtagtagccatgtctcacatgtggaaagtgaaagttcggagaggagcgagttcaccttgtgtccaatggtgtatagtcgaggtcccatcttatgtatccttggggcttggagaatagtcggagtgtacatgggatgaacgtgggatgctccgcatcacttctAGAGTAGacagcacatggttgagcaacagaTATGAGAACAATTTTAGAGCAGTTAACTTCAGAGCTATGTGTTACCTCAAATTTCACATATAGCCAGCAAATTACATCACTAGATTACACCAAGGAAAATCTGTAGCTATTCATTGCAAAACTCCAAAGAAACAGAGCACAAACACAACAGCCCAAAATTTGCTTGCAGTGAAGGTCCTGCAGCCAGTTCACTGAAGAAACAAAAATCATTTCTTTCACTTCCAGGCGCACGCTCACTTCATTGTCAGGCTATGATGAGCTCGTTTGTGAGGCGGGCGTCAACGATGAGGAGCTTAGTAGGATGATCGGCGGCATCGAGCGGAGAAGCACAACATGGAGACGACGACCCTGGGCGGACGAGCCGGTGGTGAGGCAGAGGAGAAGGTGCTGCTGGAGGAGACGACGTAGGGGTGAAGGATTCGATGGGCAAGCGTCGGGGCGAAGGAGATGGCGGGGCTGCCGGTGAGAAGTGAGGCGGTGGCGGGTCGAGAGGAGATCGTATGTATCAGGAGCACCCGCTTGATTTACAATGCCTGTGTGATAGGCCCAATTTGTTAGTTTGCGTAATACGAGGATTTGAGTGGTGCGTTGGTAGTTAGCTTATAAGTTGCGATTTTGTGAAAAATTTCCTTAAAAGCTGGTGTAAACTATTATAAGTGTCCCTAAAGATTGTGTTGTGTGCAATTCACTCGGGAAAAAAAATCTCGTTGCTCTTTTTTTTTTAGAACATCTCATTGTCCTTCCTACGAAGCCTTTCTTTTCTCTCAGGCTTTATATAATGGGAGGTGCTTAAAAAGATGATTAAAAAAATAAATCGagttttttctgaagcaccggtacCTATTTCTATagaagagacgcttagttaagcgtctaccctgtatAAAGAAACACTGATGCTTAAGGAAAGtctggtttatttttctaagcatctttCTAAGCATCCTCCGATTGTATAAGGCCTCACTGACCCTCGCCTTCGCCCCAAAACCCTTGTTCCCCTTCCTTCTCCAGCGGCGGCGGCAAAGGCGGAGGCGGAGGATCGAAGATGATCATCCCGGTTCGCTGCTTCACCTGCGGCAAGGTAAACTCCCATCACCCCTCCATCCACAACACCCTCATGTACCCTTTCTCCTCCTCCCTTCCGGCGTTCTCCGGTGCCTCTCGTTCTTGCGTCTCCGGCATAGCCTGCTTGGCCTCTTTTCGCTAGGGGTTTCTTCGATTCGCCGCTCTCTCGTGCTCCCGTCGGCCACCCTTTAAGGACGCACGCCGCGGCTTAGGGCACATCGCCTCTTAGGGTATCCGCACTCTTCTTCTAGGTTTATGTGGTGGTATGCTTCAAGATTTTCTCATCGATACTCTCGAATAATCAAGTGATGTTTTATCGTATATAGTCGCTAGCTGTTTGTACCCAAGATTCAACACTAGGGTGTAGTTGTTGTGCGGCACAACAATTTTTACTGAGAAGTATTCCATTTAAACTTCTGTGAACAGCTCTGCATGTTTTTTCTTATCTACATATTCATATAATGCATCGGGAGAACTCCTTGCCTTTTATCTAAAGAAAGAGATCAGCTCACAAGTTCAATTTGTATGCTTGGACAGGTGATCGGGAACAAGTGGGACCACTACCTCGATCTTCTCCAGGCCGACTACACTGAGGGGTAAGCATTTATGCATCCTGGTTCCTGTGCTGCGGTTTGATTGTGCATATTGTACTGGCTCTGCCTTTGATCCTGTTTTGGTGGATGAGGCCTTCAGGGAGCCTGCATTTGCAATGTCGGCTTCTTTTCGTTTTTAGCtacaatggaacatgtttcacttCTATGTGAGGAAGTTATGCACATAAGTGTGATACACTAGTATGCTGTATATCTTGTGACGTACATGGTGCACCACCGAACACCGTAGCAGACCTGATCCATAATGAATGAGCACTGAAAACTGGCTGTGTCATGCATCTTTTGATGCATTTGGGGTCCCTTACTAGTGTGGTGCTTCCCTGTTTTAGATGTTTCGTAAGCCTTGTACTTGCCATTTCACTGAACTGTCACTTTGACTGGGATGTGTGGAGCAGTTAGAATTATGCCAGTGTTAAACCAAATGGCTAAGTCTGGATGATAGTTGCTATGTTTACATCCTATGACGTGTTTTTCCCTGTGTTCAAAATTTACGTAACTAGGTACTTAAGAGTATGGCGGTGTACTAATCTTTGTAGTCTTTGCCAAAAAAAATAAAATTCACCTTTTTAGCCATGTGCACACTCATACTCTGCATGCTGTGTCGTAATGTTATGTTGGAATAATATTGTGTATCTAGTAAATGGACGCTAGAAAGACGAAAAAATAGAAGCTCATGATGAACTGTAAATTTTATTGCATGAGATTGTATTATATTTTATTGTCTGACTTAGCGAGGTACATGGAGTATAGTAAAAAATGTCATCAGATTAGCCATATGTACTTGTCCCTTACTCTGCATACCGGTTGACAATGAAATGATGTTATTGTGTAATGGTATGCTGTTTCTTGGTAATGAACACTATAATGACAAGACAAATGTTCATGGTGTAAAATTGTAAATTATATTACATACATATTGGAGTTACCAACTTATTGGAGTCTACCGTTGAGTGTGGCTGTCTGGCTGGGGTGCTTGGTTTCTGAAATGTTGGAATCTTTGCTGCTTTGTGTTCCACCTGGACATTTGTGTCTATGTTTTTCTTCCCCATGCTTAAGGCCCAGATAATCACTATTGACACTTAATCTATGTATATCCCAATTGGTACTTATTTGTCAATACAGTTCCTGGAAAATAGAGGAGCATCTTTATCCTACCTATTTTATACTTTTCCAGAGATTAGAATTATTAGAAGGGACATTGGTTATGGTTTATTAGATAATTTTTATTGTTAATATTGTATATCATGTTTAAAACTGATATTCCAATCTTTCTGCTGTTGTATGTTGTTAGGGATGCTCTGGATGCCTTGGGCTTGGTTCGCTACTGCTGCCGCCGTATGCTCATGACCCATGTTGACCTCATTGAGAAGTTGCTCAACTACAACAGTAAGTTGATGCTGTTATGTAACTTTGTAAGCTATATTCTGCTTCCTTTGTTATTTCTTTTGGAACTGACACTTGTTCATTTCAGCCCTGGAGAAGACGGAGACAAGTTGAAGTTAATTGAACCCATTCTGCCTCGAAGCCTTTGTTCCTTTGTACTTTTCAAGATGCAGTTTCTTATGTCAGTGCTTAGGAGGTGCAAAATGCGAGGTCCTGAAATGAAGTTGGTTTGTTCATGAATCTCCAAGGACTGTTAGTGTGACCATGCGTTTCTACTAGTAATAGAGTATTAACCAACAAGTCTATGCATTCTCCAGTTTCAAACTTATTAAGCTCCAAGCGTTGAACATGTTATTCCTGTGCTTTCTGTTGGATCTTGTTGGTTGTGGGCACCCATGGGTATCTTAACATTGAATCGTCACTAGTGATATGCATtgaacttccacatgtaccttcaTGCTTGATATTTGTTTGTTTTCTATTCCTCTGATGATATCGATGTATCTAAAATCAAGATAGATAACTATTGCGGTTTTGAGCACATGCAAACAATGCTCATCGATGATTTGTTTGTGACTGCTGTTAAATTGAATTATCATCCATTCATCCACTTGTTGACCTAGGTGGTAATCATATTGCAAGGGTGTCATTCCCATCGGTGTTGACCTATAGTGCAATCATCGTACTATTCATTGATGCATGCATAATTGCACATGCTTCTCTTAGCGAAGCCTCGTTGTATGGTAGAGATGCTCTGTTTTCGATGGTCGTGCTTGTTTATGGTGATGCTGCATCCATAACATGTTCTCGTAGGCCTAATCATACAATCCACCTCTATCATTTCCGTTGACCTGCGAATTCCGTGGAACATCCCCAGGGATTAAGATTAAGTTCACGCTGCTTAGCACAATCATGAAGTTTTATTTAGTGTACATGTATTTCTGTAATAGGCGTTTAAACCGGGTAGTTCAATCAGAGACATACACATCAATTTGAAAAATCCCTGAAAAATAAGTTTGAAAAAGCATCTACAGTTAGTTCTCACCATAACGGATGCATAATTTATTCTAGAACCAGAATTCTCCATCGATGGGTATTGTTTGGATGGGCAGTATTTTTCTTGGGATCTTATGTGTTCATTTCAAATTTCAGTAAATTCGGAACACTTGATAGAAATACCCACATCCAAACAAGGGTTGTTTGCATGAGTAGTATTTTTTTTTGTTGCGAAGTTGTAATTCTATAGTTCCCTCCCACCCAGTATCATAGAAACTTCAAACTGGAATGTATACAATTTTCTCCTTTGGTCCTTGGAGGAGAATGGTACAGATGTTGTAACAAATCCATGAATGACTAGCTAGATGAAACATGAAAACTGTACAACCACCCTACTAACTAACTAGAAAGAGAAAACTCAACTCAACATATATACACATAAACGAAAGAATCAAAAGAATTcctgatgatctacacgaaaatcCGTGCACTCCCGCCATGGTTGGAGCCTCCGTCTTCAGTCAAGCTGGACGACCGGCTCCACCTCCCCTTCATGTACTCCTCCAGCGACATGTTGCCGGCGATGAAGTCGACGGCGCAACCCATGGAGGCGGAGTCGTCGTCATCCTCCTCGTCACCCCCGTCGAGCAGAGCGAGCTTGATGTACGACTGGATGTCGTTCTTGTCCGGCGAAGCAGCCGCACTGTAATAATCTTCGTCGCCGTGGTTGTCGTCGCAGGCGTTGGGCACGCCTAGCTGCGACCTCGCCCACTGGACGGCGTCGCTGTCGCCGTCGAGCAGCTTCAGGACCTGAACAAGTTCAGACGGTACCATGTGTTGTGAGCAGCTAACGATCGATCGATCGAACAAGACGACCAAGTAAAATGGAGATGGCGATAGTAAATCTTACGTTTGCCATGCTAGGCCGGCCTTGCGGTGCTCGACGGATGCAGAGTGCAGCCGCGAGGGCCATTCTCTCCATCTCGCCGGCGTTGTCGCCGTCCGTCGGAAGGCTCGGATCGACGAGCTCTGTCAGCTTGCCACCTTGCACGGCGGAATTCGCCTGCCCAGCACAAATTAGATTAAAGCACCATTCACGATTGTTCCACTTCTTGATGATTAAGAATTTAAGATGCTGTAAGATAAGATACTTACCCACATCACTATGCTCTCCTGGCCCTTGGGGCCACCGGAGCTCACCGGCTTCCTCCCGGAGACGAGCTCCAGAAGGACCACCCCGAAAGCGTACACATCCATCTTGTCGCTGACCTTGCCGTGCATGAAGTACTCAGGGGCCAAGTACCCGAAGGTGCCGGCTAAGTCGTCGCCGGTGACCTGCGCCGCCGCGTCCGCCGCCCACAGCGCGAGGCCGAAGTCGCACAGCTTGGGTTCGCAATCCTGGGAGATGAGGATGTTGGAGGACTTGACGTCCCTGTGAACCACCGGACGCTTGGTGTGGCCGCCGCCGTGGAGATAATTGAGGGCGCGCGCGACTCCCACGGCCACCTTGAATCTCTCCGGCCAATCTAACCTTGAGCCCTTGCATTCTTTCTCACCGTGCAAGATCTCCTCCAGGCTGCCTCTGCGCATGTAGTCGTAGACCAGCATGAGCTTGCCGCGCTCGGCGCAGAACCCGACGAGGGCCATGGCGTTCTTGTGGTGGACGGAGCTGATGATGCCGATCTCCGCGGAGAACTCCTTCATCACCTCCGCTGAAGATTTCAAGACCTTCACCGCCAGCTCCTTGCCGTCTTCGCCACGGCCATTGTAAACATGGCTCGCACCACCTTTCCCCACTACCCGCTCTGCTCGAGAAAGTGGGTTCAACGTCAGCAGAAGCATAAGAAGATCGGCTGCGAATGACATTCAGAACTGACAATGAAATGTTGCATGGTGTACGTACCTGGGGAGAAGTCAGAGGTGATCCTCGCAAGATCACCGTAACTGAACATGGTGTACATTGACGAGTACTTGTCTCTGATCGAGACCAGCTCCGCTGCTTCCTCGGTCACCGGAGACGGCGGCTCTGTCAAATCGCTTTTTGATTGAGAGGTCGCCTGGTAATCGGAAGTTTTGACTGAACTGGCT encodes the following:
- the LOC123102857 gene encoding DNA-directed RNA polymerases I, II, and III subunit RPABC5 — protein: MIIPVRCFTCGKVIGNKWDHYLDLLQADYTEGDALDALGLVRYCCRRMLMTHVDLIEKLLNYNTLEKTETS
- the LOC123102856 gene encoding probable receptor-like serine/threonine-protein kinase At5g57670 is translated as MKHRSSRTRCAPPPVGVPARGWGGRTLLVAVRRDAAGRELLTWALAKAAAAGDRVVALHVTTAGAADGFGPDERSRAADSLASVLGAYDGFCNLNEISLELRVCHGSSVKRALVNEAVSYGAAQLILGITKNSRHLGLSATVVAKYCAKRIPQSCTVLAVSNGAVVYHGNAIQEEINHCCTTMSPRRNYSLVAETPRRIYRKILDAAATIGEKTKDDSSIGHRRSLQRNMSMSMSAPVSPKVAAAPPTPVTCHRRELPEVAAGWPLRRKDIMPASPECSEMSVVEWAMRLPSRCSLLSPASSVKTSDYQATSQSKSDLTEPPSPVTEEAAELVSIRDKYSSMYTMFSYGDLARITSDFSPERVVGKGGASHVYNGRGEDGKELAVKVLKSSAEVMKEFSAEIGIISSVHHKNAMALVGFCAERGKLMLVYDYMRRGSLEEILHGEKECKGSRLDWPERFKVAVGVARALNYLHGGGHTKRPVVHRDVKSSNILISQDCEPKLCDFGLALWAADAAAQVTGDDLAGTFGYLAPEYFMHGKVSDKMDVYAFGVVLLELVSGRKPVSSGGPKGQESIVMWANSAVQGGKLTELVDPSLPTDGDNAGEMERMALAAALCIRRAPQGRPSMANVLKLLDGDSDAVQWARSQLGVPNACDDNHGDEDYYSAAASPDKNDIQSYIKLALLDGGDEEDDDDSASMGCAVDFIAGNMSLEEYMKGRWSRSSSLTEDGGSNHGGSARIFV